GCTTCGCTCCGCCAGGGAGAAACTGAAGGCGGGAGCCATTGCAGAGGCTGAGAACTTTGCAAGAGAGGCGGTGCGTCTCAGCCCGGATTACCCCGACGTGCGGAATGTTATGGGACAGGTGCACCTTGCGAAGGGAGAGCATCTGCACGCGGTGAATGAGTTCAAGACGGCACTTCAGAAGAACCCCGTGTTCCTGGCCGCCGTCATCAACCTGGGCCGCGCGTGCAGAGCCATGGGCAATGAGGACGCCGCAAGGGATGCTTTCCGCAAGGCCCTGGTGATTGATCCGGACAACGAGGAGGTCCGCGAGCTCCTATCGCAGTAGACAGTTGCCAGGCTGAATACGGCGGGTTTTCGCAGGACGGGCGGGCGTTCGAAGTCGAGCGTGTTGACCCGTCCTGCTTGGCGCGTACGGGTTGGCTATGCACCCCTCACGGGCGTATTGAGACGCCTGCCTTCATGCCTGTGGCCACTCAGGGGACAGTGAAGGCCATGACGACGGAAGAGGTCTGGGACATTGGCTACCGGCTCATCCTGGCGAACACCTACCACCTTTACCTGCGTCCGGGAACGGAAGTCCTGCGTAAGGCCGGCGGGTTGCGTGGCCTGATGAAATGGCAAGGGGCGTTGCTGACGGACAGCGGAGGCTATCAGGTCTTTAGCCTGTCCGCCATCCGCAAGATCTCGGACGATGGTGTAATGATCCGCAGCTACATTGACGGCTCGCCTCACCATTTCACCCCGGAAAAGGTGCTGGACATACAGCGCGCCATCGGATCGGACATCGCCATGGTTCTGGACGTCTGCCCTCCTTATGGGGCCCCGCATGCCGAGGTTTCCAGGGCCGTGGACCTGACGGTTTCCTGGGCTGAGCGCTCTGCGGCGGCACGCGACGGGATTGCTCTGGTGTTTGGCATTGTACAGGGTGGACCGTTCGAGGACCTTCGCCGGCGCTGTGCGGAAAAAATCTGCGATATCGGATTCGACGGCTATGCCATCGGTGGTGTGTCCGTGGGAGAACCGCCGCCGGAGGCTTACCGCATCGTGGAGTTGACGGCTCCTCTGTTGCCGGTGGACAAACCTCGTTATCTCATGGGCATGGGGACTCCACTGGATATCCTCAATGGCATCGAGCGGGGGGTGGATCTCTTTGACTGCGTATTGCCGACCCGACTGGGCCGCAACGGCAGTGTGTATACATCCAGAGGACGGCTGAATCTGAAAAACGCTCGTTTTGCGGACGATCTGGGGCCAGTGGATCCGGATTGCTGTTGCCCCACGTGCAGCAAGTATTCCGCGGCTTACCTGCGTCATCTTTACAAGGCGGAAGAGATCCTTGCAGCCCGGCTCGCAACGATGCATAACCTTTGGCTTTACCACGATCTGGTCCGGCGAGCCCGCGAGGCCATCCGCCGGGGAGAGTTTCCGGCGTTCAAAGCTTCCGTCGAACAGGCGATGACAGCGGCGGATCAGGAGTGAGTGCCTGGTGAGCCGGTGTTTGGCGATCATGAGAGCGGGGCATCATAAAAACGCGACGTTGTAGGAGACTGTGAGAGGAAAATCGCCCAACGAGGGAGCTGGGCGAGCGATACTGCTATCCGCCTTTGGGCTTCGGGGAGCCGCGGCAATATGGAAGTCGGTCAGAACGAAGGCATCTCCACAGGCCAGAAGCTGCGGAAGGCACGAGAGCAGAAGCAGCTTGCGCTTGAAGATATTGCACGACAGACCCGGATCCGCAAGGAGTTTCTTGAGGCGCTGGAAGAGGAGCGGCTGGACGCCTTTCCGGGCGCCGTGTATGCCCGGGCCTTCCTGCGGGAATACTCCGCCTTTCTGGGGCTGGACGGAGAGGATCTGGTGGCGTCCATGTTTCCTGAGAGCCAGCCCAAATCAGAAGGCTCCCCTGTTGCCTCTTCCTTTTCCCGCAAGAGCACACCTGTGCCCCTGGTGGCGGTCGCGCTGTTAGCGGCTGCCGTGGTCGTCGGAGCGGTCTTGCTACGGCCGGCGCTCAATGTGGCGCCGTCTTCACCCCAAGTGGAGCCGGCACCGCAATCGCCGCCTGGAACTTGCGCTCCGTTGGATGTCGAAAGCAACGCCACAGTTAGCGGAGTCCGGCTGCGCATTCGCGCCGAGGCCCCATGCTGGATGCGCATCCAGTCTGGGGGACGGGTGCTCTATGAAGGCACTCTGCGCACCGGTGATTCGGTGCATTTCGCTTCACGCGAGGCCATCGTCCTGCTAGCCGGAAATGCGGGGGCTCTCCGTGTCCGGCACAACGAGGGAACTGAAGAGGTTCCGGGAAAATACGGTGAGGTCATCACGAGGGTCTTTGAACCGGCTAATGCCGATTGACCTGCGAAACCGGGCATCTGAGAAACGGTCCAAATGAGGGATATCTCGATGTGCTTAACCGTGAGAATTGTTCTGTCTGCCGTACTTTTGGCTCTTGTGGCGCCTTCCGCGCAAGGTCAGATTCTCGCCCACGATAGCGGCCAGATGGAGGAACTCGCCGATGTGGATACAGCAGGAATCTCCGTGCGCTTTCACTCCCCCTCAGAGGCCGACCTCACCGCATTCCAGTTTTACGGGTGTCGAGGAGGCGAGGGCGGCTCCCCTGCAGACTCGTTTTTCGTGAGATTAAAGGACGGTGAGGGAAACCTTCTCAGGGAGCTGGAGAAGCCTCTTTGGAATATCGGCGCAGGACGGGCGCTTTGGCAGACGGTTTCCATCAGCCCGCCCGTACGGGTGAACGGCGACTTCGAGATCCACGTTGCGGCTGATCCGCGCGCCGCAGCCTCCCTGCGGGTGGGACGCGACGGTCCAACTGACTCAGGACGCTGGATGGTTCGGGCTCATCTGCTGGATCCTTCGCGCGCTCCGGAACGTTCCGCCGCTAGGGGTCGCACGCGGCCGACCTCTGAGGGATCTACGGCCGCCCCGCGGGAGATCACGAAAGCTGCCGCGGAAAACCAGCCGCGGCGACTGATGGCCGCGCCTTCCCCTACCTCTCAGGGCGTTCTGGCCTATCGCGACCAGCACCGGCGCTTGAGTTTTCCTCGCAAGCCGCCGCCGATCCCTCCCGGCTGCGGCAGGGTGGATATCCACTGGGATGCAGCGCCGGCGACGGTCGAGTTGAGCTATGTCGGAAAGCCGCCCCGGATACTGGAGGGGCTGGATGTCCGCCGTCTGGTTGTGGACTTTCCCGTCCCTGAACCGGGGCTTTTCGAAGTGACCGTGAGGAAGGAGGGGTACCGCCCCGAATCACGGCGCTTCCTGGTATCGGCTGGCAGCAGGCACGAATGGCACATCCGGCTCCGAAGCGCCTCTGAGACGGATGGTCGGGGAGAAAATCCGGGTCCGGAAGTTCCTCCTGTGGTGATTGAGGAGCTCGTCCAGCCCTGATGCGCTTCAACCGACCGGACGCCGGAAGACGGCGCGGACGGGACTGCCATCGCTACCCGTGATTCTGAGCGGCAGGCAGATCAGCTCCCACCATCCCGGCTCGACATCCGTCAGGTCCAATCCCTCCACCGGAATAACGCCCGCCCGCAGCAGGGTTCTGTGCACCACCGGCTCGGGAGGCCGAAAGCGCTCCACGGAAAGGTAGTCAATACCCACCAGACGGATCTCCCGGCTCGCGATCCACTGCGCCGCGTCGGGGGAGAGGTGTGCGTAGTCGCGTGTGAACTGCCGCCGGTGCATCAAGTTTCGGGTGGTGTTAGCCGTGCGCAGGACCAGCCGCTCGCAGTTGTCGGGAACCTCTTCTAGGTTCGGCGGTTCAACAGGTCCCGTCACCGTCTCCAGGTTCAACACGTATGCCGGACCACACAGTACCTCCAGTGGAAGCTGTTCTACTGCGGAACCTGCCGGGAGGAAGTGGCAAGGAGCATCGAGATGCGTGCCTGTGTGCACGGAAAGCGCAATCCGCGTGATATTGCAGGAATCTCCTGCATCAAAGCTGGCGATGCGTTCGACCGAGACGGGGGGGTCTGTCTCCCAGACGGGGGTCAGGCCGCCGAGGGGAACCGTGGCGTCGACATAGCAAAAACTTCTATGGCTCTCCTTGTCCAAACTGTTAATATTTCTCAAGAAGGGCCCGGACTTTAGCCTTCAGTTCTTCCGGGCACTTTTCGCCGCGGCCTTCTTCCCGTACCCGCTGCCAAAGGAGCGCCTCGAACGCGAATCTGCTGCAACAGTGGCGGCAGAGATCCAGGTGGACCTCCACTTCCTCCAGCGACGCCGCTGGACCCTCCCTGTCCAGGTAATCGTAAAGGCGGCTGACGGCTTCAGCGCAGTTGATCTGCCTAACTCGATGCGACATATCCCATTTCGCGAGCTTGTTCGTAGAGAAACTTCTGTAGCAGCTTCCTACCGCGGTACAATCTGGACCGAACCGTGCCGATGGGAATGCCCAGGATGTCTGCTATCTCCTGGTAAGCCAGACCTTCGATGGCATTCAGGACCACCACCAGGCGGAACTCCTCCGGAAGACGGTCTATGGCCGCCATGATATCCTCGTGCAGGAACCTGTTGAGCACCTGCATCTCCGGATCGCTCGCCGATTCGCTTTGCCGTCGGACCTCGCTGAGGAAGTAGAAATCTTCTACATCCGGCAGGTCCACGCGTTCCGGTTCCTTTGACTTTTTGCGGTAGCCGTTGATGAAGGTGTTTGTCAATATCCGGAACAACCACGCCTTTATATTGGTTCCGGACTGGAACTGGTGGAAATTGCGGAACGCGAGCAAGACCGTCTCCTGGACCAGGTCTTCGGCGTCGGAGGAGTTTCGCGTCATCCTCAGCGCCGCGGAGTAGAGACTGTCGAGAAGTGGAAGGACCAGCTCTTCGAACTCTTTTTTGGCTGCTGTGTCGGATCCGGTCATTGGGAACTGCTTCTGTCTTCGATAAGGCAGCCGGGCCATTTCCGCCCGGGGTGCGCCGGCGCCGTGCAGTATACTTCGTAAGTTCGCGCTCTGTCCAATGAACGGCGCGTCATCGTGCCGCAGGGAAGCCGACGCCAATCAATACGCGATTACCCCGGGATACCGTTTCGGTAAACATTCCGGTGCCCAGGCCGAGAATCATCGCCGTGCGAATGGAGTGAATAGGACTTGACAGACGACATGTTTCCTGTCTATTGCCGCTTTTGCCGGGCGCAGATTTCGGCTGGAGCCCGCACCTGCCCGCGCTGCGGGAAGCCCCAGGGACTGCAACCATCCTCGCCGCCCCCTGCCACGGCGGAGCCGGCGCGCCCCGCGCCGGGTGCGGGACCTCCAGAATCAGCGGCAGCGCCAGCCGCAGCTGCTGCATGCCCTTACTGCAGGGTCTCCATTACGCCTGGAGACTATTTTTGCCGTGCCTGCGGGAAAGCACTTGCCCCGGGATTGACTGATCCCGCCAAATCGGCGGCGGCAGCCGCCTATGGAACTGCCGGGCTCCTGAGCGTTCTGATGTGTTTTCCACCGGGCGGCATTATTCTTGGCATTTTGGCTGTGGCCAAGGGAGCTCGCGGCCTGGGACTGGCCAGTATTGTGGCAGGAGTCGGGATGATGGCGGTCGTGATTCTTCTCTACGCCGCGGCGCTTGGGCGTGTTCTGTCGGCCGTTCCGTCATTGGCGCCCTTTACGGATTTGATGCCGTGATACAATCCGATGGGAACCGCGCGGGATATCCAGATGTCAGGTATCATGCAGGTGTCGAGCGGCCGGCGGGCGCGCAAAGCCGTGGCGATGCGCGTCTGCAGGAAAGTCCGGGCACCGCAGGGCAGGGTGCCGGATAACGTCCGGAGTGCCGGCGCTGACCGGCATATGGAAAGTGCCACAGAAAAGAAAACTCCCAAGGCAACCGGTTGCTGCCGGATTGCCCGGAAAAGCTGAAACGGTGGTGTAAGAGACCACCAGATCCGCCGAGAGGTGGATGCTGGGTAAACCCCACCCGGTGCAAGGCAGAGGAGGGCCCGCATTCCGTTGCCCGCGGGGGCTCTCCGACAGACGCCGCTTGAGCTCCGGCGCAAGCCGGAGTCCAGACAGATGGCCGCATAAAACAGAACCCGGCTTACGGACACCTGCTGAGGGGGCCGCCCGGCTACACGACGGGGCGGCCCTTGAACTGTTTGAGAAGGAGGTTGCGCTTCAGTTGGAAAATGCCAGGTTGAAGAGACAGATCGACTTCGTCCGTCAGATGGATCGCCTGAAAAATGTTTTTCGTCAGACCCTGCTGATGGACGGGACGCGCCATGAAAACGATGCAGAGCACTCCTGGCATGTTTGTTTGATGGCAATACTTCTACACGAATATGCCGGTTCCGCGGACCTGGATGTTCTCCGGGTTGTCAAAATGCTCCTCGTGCACGATATCGTGGAGATAGAAGCGGGCGACACGTACTGCTACGATGAGGAAGCGCACCGCGACAAGGCCGCACGAGAAAACGCAGCCGCGGACCATCTGTTCGGGCTGCTCCCTGAAGATCAGGCCGCGCAGGTGCGCGCGCTGTGGGAGGAGTTCGAAGCGATGCAGACTCCTGAGGCGCGATTCGCGGCGGCGCTGGACCGTCTTCAGCCTCTGCTACATAACTATTACACGAAAGGGGAAGCCTGGCGCAGGCACGGAGTCCGCCGCAGCCAGGTTCTGAAGCGCAACGCTCACATCCGGGAGGGTGCCCCCAAACTCTGGGCGTTTGCGGAGGAGCTGATTGCAGAGTCGGTCCGGAAGGGTTATCTGGCAGATGGCTGAGGCTCTTGTCAGAGGACTCGGGCTGCAATTTGGCTAATAGAGGTTTCTGCCGAAAGGCGAAACGGAGGCGTGAATGGTTCGCACAAATGTTCTCATCGTGCTGGCGATGACCGCTGCGGTCGTCGCAGGGTGCGGGTCCCGAGAACCGGCGGGAGAAGGAGCCGGCAAACAGGGCGCCGGCAGCGAAAAATACACCATCGCTGTCATCCCGAAAGGCACCACGCATGAATTCTGGAAGTCCGTCCACGCCGGGGCCGTGAAAGCGTCTCGCGAGACGGGCGTTGAGGTCATCTGGAAGGGGCCGCTCAAGGAGGACGACCGGGAGGCGCAAATCGCAGTCGTCGAGAATTTCGTCACCCGCGGGGTATCGGGCATCGTTCTTGCTCCACTGGACGATACAGCCCTGCGTCCGGCTGTTTCGAACGCGGTCCGCTCAGATATCCCCGTCGTAATCATTGACTCCGACCTTCAGGGTGAGGAACATATCAGCTTCGTCGCCACCGACAACTATAAAGGCGGTCAGTTGGCAGGCCAGGAGATGGCCCGGCTGCTGAACGGGAAAGGGCGCATCGTGGTGCTCCGCTATCAGGAGGGCTCCGCCAGCACCACAAATCGCGAGAAGGGTTTTCTGGATGAGATAGCGCGGCACCCGGGGATCCAGGTGGTCAGCGCCAACCAGTACGGCGGAGCCACCACGGAGTCGGCCTACCGGGCCAGCGAGAATCTGCTCGCCCCGCTGAAAAAGGGCGGGAAACTGGTCATTGACGGCATCTTCTGCCCCAACGAGTCCACCACGTTCGGAATGCTGCGCGCGCTGCAGGACTCCAAGCTGGCCGGAACGGTGCGATTCGTCGGTTTCGACTCTTCGGAGAAGCTGGTCCAGGCACTCTCGTCGGGAGAGATTGACGCTCTGGTTCTGCAGGATCCCTTCAAGATGGGTTATCTCGGCGTCAAAACTCTGGTGGACCACCTGAACGGCAAGGAAGTTCCCCGCCGGGTGGACACCGGGGTGACGCTGGTCACTCGCCAGAACATGCAGCAGCCTGAGATCCAGCAACTGCTGAAGCCCGATCTGGACCAGTGGCTGAAGTAGTTCTTACCCCGTTCTTCGGAAAGGGTTCGCGGTGAAGGCCACCGGACTGGGGTGGCTGGGGCCCGTCGCCGGGTTGGCGGGTGTGTATCTGCTGTTCGCCCTGATCGGCCCGGAGTCGTTCCACTCAGCGCGCAACGTGGAGCAGATCCTCCGTCAAACCGCCATTGTCGGGGTGGCCGCGCTGGGGATGACGCTGGTAATCATCTCGGGTGGCATAGATCTCTCAGTGGGGTCTGTCATCGCGCTGACCACGGTGATCGTAGCGGCTCTGTTGGGGAAGGATGCTCCTCCAATCGCCGCGGCTGCCGTTGGTATTGTGGCGGCATCGCTCTGCGGTCTGCTTAACGGAGTGCTCATCGCCGGGCTGCGTGTGGTGCCATTCATTGTGACGCTGGGCACCCTGCTTGTAGTGCGCGGCGCAGCTAAAGGGCTGGCGGGCGAGCAGAAAATAGATGCCCCCCTCACCTGGCTGGCGGATCTGCTGGCTGCGCTACGGCCTGAGCAGAAGTGGATGCTGGTTCCTGCGGGCGTCTGGGTGATGCTGTTGCTCGCGCTGCTGGTCTCGCTGCTGCTCCGCCGTACCCGACTGGGCCGACATATCTTCGCCGTGGGCTCCAATGAGCTGGCTGCTCACCTCAGCGGCGTTCCGGTGGCAAGGGTGAAGGTGGCTGTCTATACCCTTGCCGCGGTATTCGCGGGAGCGGC
The sequence above is drawn from the Armatimonadota bacterium genome and encodes:
- the tgt-2 gene encoding queuine tRNA-ribosyltransferase, producing the protein MPVATQGTVKAMTTEEVWDIGYRLILANTYHLYLRPGTEVLRKAGGLRGLMKWQGALLTDSGGYQVFSLSAIRKISDDGVMIRSYIDGSPHHFTPEKVLDIQRAIGSDIAMVLDVCPPYGAPHAEVSRAVDLTVSWAERSAAARDGIALVFGIVQGGPFEDLRRRCAEKICDIGFDGYAIGGVSVGEPPPEAYRIVELTAPLLPVDKPRYLMGMGTPLDILNGIERGVDLFDCVLPTRLGRNGSVYTSRGRLNLKNARFADDLGPVDPDCCCPTCSKYSAAYLRHLYKAEEILAARLATMHNLWLYHDLVRRAREAIRRGEFPAFKASVEQAMTAADQE
- a CDS encoding XRE family transcriptional regulator — translated: MEVGQNEGISTGQKLRKAREQKQLALEDIARQTRIRKEFLEALEEERLDAFPGAVYARAFLREYSAFLGLDGEDLVASMFPESQPKSEGSPVASSFSRKSTPVPLVAVALLAAAVVVGAVLLRPALNVAPSSPQVEPAPQSPPGTCAPLDVESNATVSGVRLRIRAEAPCWMRIQSGGRVLYEGTLRTGDSVHFASREAIVLLAGNAGALRVRHNEGTEEVPGKYGEVITRVFEPANAD
- a CDS encoding cyclase, which produces MDKESHRSFCYVDATVPLGGLTPVWETDPPVSVERIASFDAGDSCNITRIALSVHTGTHLDAPCHFLPAGSAVEQLPLEVLCGPAYVLNLETVTGPVEPPNLEEVPDNCERLVLRTANTTRNLMHRRQFTRDYAHLSPDAAQWIASREIRLVGIDYLSVERFRPPEPVVHRTLLRAGVIPVEGLDLTDVEPGWWELICLPLRITGSDGSPVRAVFRRPVG
- the sigR gene encoding ECF RNA polymerase sigma factor SigR, coding for MTGSDTAAKKEFEELVLPLLDSLYSAALRMTRNSSDAEDLVQETVLLAFRNFHQFQSGTNIKAWLFRILTNTFINGYRKKSKEPERVDLPDVEDFYFLSEVRRQSESASDPEMQVLNRFLHEDIMAAIDRLPEEFRLVVVLNAIEGLAYQEIADILGIPIGTVRSRLYRGRKLLQKFLYEQAREMGYVASS
- a CDS encoding hydrolase yields the protein MENARLKRQIDFVRQMDRLKNVFRQTLLMDGTRHENDAEHSWHVCLMAILLHEYAGSADLDVLRVVKMLLVHDIVEIEAGDTYCYDEEAHRDKAARENAAADHLFGLLPEDQAAQVRALWEEFEAMQTPEARFAAALDRLQPLLHNYYTKGEAWRRHGVRRSQVLKRNAHIREGAPKLWAFAEELIAESVRKGYLADG
- the rbsC gene encoding ribonucleotide-diphosphate reductase subunit alpha — encoded protein: MKATGLGWLGPVAGLAGVYLLFALIGPESFHSARNVEQILRQTAIVGVAALGMTLVIISGGIDLSVGSVIALTTVIVAALLGKDAPPIAAAAVGIVAASLCGLLNGVLIAGLRVVPFIVTLGTLLVVRGAAKGLAGEQKIDAPLTWLADLLAALRPEQKWMLVPAGVWVMLLLALLVSLLLRRTRLGRHIFAVGSNELAAHLSGVPVARVKVAVYTLAAVFAGAAGVLQFSRLTVGDPTVASGLELDVIAAVVIGGGSLSGGEGSVLGSIVGALIMTVIRSGCSQMGLPNWVQEIVTGGIIVLAVALDRMRQRRLVRA